GATGGGGGAAGTCGCCGCCCTGGCCATGTGGATGAGCTGGAAATGTGCCCTGACGGGCCTACCCTACGGTGGTGCCAAAGGCGGCGTATGCTGTGACCCTCGGCAACTTTCCATTGGTGAACTCGAACGCCTGACACGTCGATATACACAGGAGCTTATTCCTTTTATCGGCCCTCAACTGGACGTCCCAGCTCCTGACATGGGCACCAATGAGCAGGTAATGGCCTGGATGATGGATACGTATTCGCTCCAAATCGGGCATTGCGTGCCGGGTGTGGTCACGGGTAAGCCTGTGGGCCTGGGAGGTTCCCTGGGGCGCCGGGAATCAACAGGCCGCGGTGTGGCCTATTTAGTCTCACGGGCCATGGATACCTTGGGCATCCGTGCCGAGGGTGCGACGGCCGTGATCCAGGGGTATGGCAATGTCGGCTCCGTGGCCGCCACATCTCTGGCCAAACAAGGTGTTAAAATCCTGGCCGTAAGCGATGCCTACGGCGGCATCCACAATGTGCATGGCCTCGATTTGAATGCCCTCAATGCGTATGTCAGCGAGACAAAAAGCGTGGTCGGCTTTCCTGGAGCTGAGCCAGTCACCAATGCAGAGCTTCTCCTCATTCCTTGTGACATTCTGATTCCCGCAGCCCTGGAGCGCCAGATCAATGGCGAAAATGCTTCTAAAATTCAGTGCCGCATTCTTGCAGAAGGTGCCAATGGACCGACCACTCCTGACGCCGATTTGATCCTTGCAGAACGGCCGGAGATTTTCATTATCCCAGACATTTTGTGCAATAGCGGCGGCGTCATCGTCTCCTACTTCGAGTGGGTGCAGGATCTGCAAAGCTTCTTTTGGGGAGAAGGGGAAGTGATGGACAAGCTCTTCCGTATTCTGGAACAAGCTTTCAACCAGACGCTTCAACTTCACCGCAAGCAGCAGGTTTCCATGCGTTTTGCCGCTCTCAGCCTAGGGATCAAACGTGTGTGGGAGGCGAAGCAGACTCGGGGACTCTACCCATAAAAGCGCTCAGCTTCTGCCTCCAACTGCCCACCCACTCTTCAGGAAAATGATTTCCGCAAGTGGCTGGGCAGGATACCCAAGGCTTCGCGATATTTGGCCACAGTACGTCGGGCCACTTTGATGCCTTGTTTATCCAGCAGTTTCGCCAGCTTATCATCGCTCAGCGGCTTGGCCTTAGTCTCTGTCTTGATGAGGTCCGCAATGGCGTTCTTCACGCTGGTGTTGCTCAGATCCTCTCCAGAATCCGTTTTGACTCCATGGCTGAAGAAAAACTTCAACTCATAGACGCCATGCGGGCTGGCCATGTATTTCCCTGAAATGGCACGGCTGACCGTCGTCTCATGCACCCCTACTTCATCGGCGACCTGGGCCATGTTCAAGGGACGCAGAAAGCTGGTCCCCTTTTCCAAAAACTCCCGCTGATGAGCCAGGATCTGCGTGGCAATCTTGTGGATCGTCTGCTGCCTTTGATGAATGGAGCGGATGAGGAACTTGCCACTGCGGATCTTGTCACGGATATAATTGCGGACTTCTCCACTGCTGCTGGCCTGCCCCAGAAGGTCCTTATAGGCATTGCTAAGACGCAAATTCGGCAGGTCATCATTGTTCATCACCGGCACCCACTCACCGCCCTGCCGCTCGACAATGATGTCAGGGCTGACGTAGTTATTGCTGCTTGGATTGAAGCGGGAGGCTGGTCTTGGATCCAGGGTGCTGATGAAATCCGCAGCCCGGGATACCTGCTCCAGAGGCACACCCAGTTTGCGGGCAAGAATGGGATAACGCTTGTTGGCGAGATCTTCCAAATACTGCTCCACTAATCGATGCGCTAGGCTGTGCTTTTTGCCCAGACGCTCCAACTGTACCAGAAGGCATTCGCGAAGATCATCTGACCCGACACCAACGGGGTCAAACGACATCAAAACCGCCTTGGCGGCATGCAGGTCATCAATCGGGATGCTTTGATACAAGCTCATGTCCTCAATCGAGGCATTGAGAAAACCACGGTCATCCAGACTGCCGATCAAAAACTCCACGTTTTTGACCAAAATCGGATCGCTGATTTCAGCAGTTCGAAGTTGGGTGACCAAATGTTCCTGCATGGTCGTGGGGGCCACGATGGAGTCCATGAGAAACTGCCAGCGCTCCTGATCCTCAGCACTGCGGTTAGTGGTCTGCATCCGGCTCTGAGCCCAGTATTCCCGCCACTCCTCATCCATCTGGGACATGACGTCCAGTTCATCCCGGTCACCGCCATCACGGTCATCTGGGTCATCCGGCACAGCATCATCCAGGGACACCTCCGGAGATTCGAGTTCCAGCACGGGATTGATTTCAATCTCCTGCTGGATGATCTGCCTCAGCTCCAGCGTTGGAGCCTGCAAGATCTGCAAGCTCTGCTGCATCTGGGGGCCGATGGCGAGCTTCTGGGTCTGTGTCTGGTAAAGTCCTTGGTCTGCCATTGGTGGTTGGCGACACCCCTTTCACTGGTGTGACATAGAAGCAAGCATTTATCGGGCCAAAGTGCATATTTCCACGGTATCCTTAACTAATTAGTAAACTGGCACGCAATCCTAGTCAAACCTCACATCACCTCTCGGGAAATGGACTCATCGTTTGGCGGCACCACTTGGGAAAACCGCTCCGGTCACCGCCCCTTCACAATCCAGGATGACCAAGGTTCCGTCCTTCCCTTCATCCAGCTTGCGATGCTGGAGTAATAATCGCGCGACATACAGATTCCCCCATTCTGCTTCCCGGTCCAAATAACGGCCCAGCGGTGTTTCTAAAGCTGCAATCCCTAGACTGGGATTGGGAGAAGCACTGGCGGTGGTCTTCAATTCCAGACAAAGGTGCTCCGCTCTTACGTTAGCGGGCAGGGCCAAGGCATGAATCCGCCGAATCACCACATAGAACCATGAAGGCTGGCTGGCCCTAGTTTTCACAAATTCCTCCAGGCGCTGCTCATGTGTTTCTGCGAAGAGCGGCCAGTCGAGCAGGTATCCACCGTCCGTCTGCGGAACGAGTCGTAGCAGAGCACCCGATGCGTTGCCTTTGTTAGTCCTCACTTCAAAAAGTGGGACCAGCTCCTGCCCTGGCAAAGTCCGCGGAATAGCATTTGCCAGCTTGAGGGACTTTAACCTCGGATGCACCCGCTCAAAAAAACCTTCCACATCCACCTGATGCTCATCTGCTTGGGCGATCGCGGCGGCGCGCTCGGCGGCGGTTTCAGCATTGAATAGACCCTTGATCAGTTTTTCAGCAGCATCTGTGGCTTTTACCAGATCCAAAGACCCGGTAGGCTCTTCACGGGGGATTTCTCCAGGAGTGAAGGGCCTTTCAGCGCGTCGGATTTCCGGCTCATTCTGCACGGGTGGCGACGAAACCGGAGGCTCCACCGGCATGTTTTGAGATCCTACAGCTATCTTCGGATCAAGGAGCGGTTCCGGCACATCTGACACCAGAGGCTCCTTCACTTGGGGTGATGGCTTTGGGTGGGGCGCTGTGAACTCTGCCGCCAGTGGCGGCAACGCACTGTGTTTCCAAAAAAACCATCCGCCTAATCCCAGGACCAGCAGAATAAACAGCCCCAATGGTACATTCCGCTCGTCCCGTTGGGGCTTCCAAGATGGACCTGCTTCGTACTCCACTTCACCCAGAGCTTTTCCCACAGGCTCCTCCCGTGGAGCCAAGTCCATGGATGGCAGAAGTGATTTTGAAGTGCCCGGCGGCCTCGTTGAAGGTTGAGCGGGAGAAGTTGAATCCGGGGGCAGCACTGACGGAACAATCCCGAAAGGCGAAGACCCCGCATGCATCACCGGCGGCCACGCGGGAGCTGCTGCAGGAGCAGGCGGATACTGAGGAGACCCCTGGGGACTGAATAAAGGTTGTTGCTCAGGAGCAGGTGGCCAAGCAGGCGGCTGGCCCGCTGAAGGATGGATAAAACCTGCTCCAGCGGGCTTGGCAGGGGGTGAGTAACCCTGACGTGGAGGGATCACCCGCCTCTGGATGGGCAGACTGATCGCAGGCTGCCCCGGACTACCCGATGCAACGGAATAAGACTCCATTGCTGCGCTGTGAGCGCAATGCGGACACGTGACCATGGCCCCCAACTGCTGAGGCAGTGAGATGAAAGGACGGGCACACGCAGGACAGCGCAAGCTAACAACACCATTGACCATGAGGGCAAACTATTGCGTATTTTACGCATCTTGCCAGCGCTCGGTTTGCACCAAGAATCAATGAGCGGCATTTTTAAAAATGCCCAGGTGCGCCCGCCCGGATTCGAACCGAGAACCAAGGGATTATGAGTCCCCTGCCTTTAGCCTCGAAGCATCTCTACAATCCCTTTGTTTATAGGCATTCGCAGGGGTTCTAAACCGTTTTGAACTTGCTTTTTCACAGTTAAAATTCACGGTATGCACATGAAAGCTGCCTCAAAGACCGTGAAAACGTGGGAAAACACAAGGGTGCAAAACCTGAAGAGGCATAAGTCTGGCCTCTACTATGCGAGACTGTTTGAGAATGGAAAAGACGTCTGGAAACCTCTCAAAACGAAACATTTTTCTGTGGCCGAAGCACGCATTGCAGAGGCACAAAAGGAGCACCGGCAGCACCGCAAGAAAGAGGTTGCTGCTTCCAGTGTTAAAATGACTTTCCAGGATGCAGCAGACCTCCATTCAAAGCAGCTAAGCGGCAGGGTGGATATCAAGGACAGCACCCGACATTATTGGAAGCAGATTCTCACTGCGCTTGGAAAATACTGGCCGGAATTGCCAGCCTCGGAAATCAGAAAATTAACAGAATCGGACTGCCGCGAATGGGCCACACGTTTCGCCAAAACGGCAAGTGCCAATCGCTATAACAATTCCATCGCTTTTCTCCGCCATGTCTTTGATGTGGCAATCGAACAAGGAATTATCCACAAAAATCCTGCCGCTAAGCTGGAGCGCAAGCCAGTGCGGAGCAAGATTCTCGAACTCCCATCTCTTCAGCAGTTCCAAGCCTTCGTGGAGTCTATCAGAGGCCGCCATGGACGGTTTTCAACCCATTGTGCAGATTTCACGGAAGGCCTGGCATACACAGGCTGTCGTAAAACCGAGGGTGGCCGCATCGTGTGGCAGGATCTCAATTTCAAAGCGGGAGAAATTTTGGTGAAAGGTGATCCGACGGACCGCACCAAAAACGGTGAAGTCAGAAGAATTCCAATGATCCCAAGCGCCCGTGCGCTTTTCGAAAGAATGCGCCTTGAGCGCCCAGATGAAGATCCAACTGCTCCGGTTTTTAAAGTTCGTGAATGCCAGAAATCTATGGACCGTGCCGCAGAAACAATCGGAATGATCCGTATCACCCATCACGATTTGCGTCATTTCTTTGCAACCATCTGCATTGAAAGTGGGGTAGATATTCCAACCGTTTCCCGCTGGCTTGGCCACCAGGACGGAGGAATTCTCGCAATGAAAACTTACGGACACCTTCGCCGTGAACATAGTCAGTCCCAGGCCTTGAAGGTTTCCTTCAAGCCGTCAGAAGCGGCATAGGTCTATGTTGATTTCTTGCCCCAGGATCTTGCAATCTGTCCAAGAACTGAGCTCCTCGATTTTTTAGCGGCTCCAGCGCCGGGCATTGTTGAGATTTTGGTGCCCTTGGCTTTATCCTGTTCGCCCGCGCCAATCCGACGTGACTGAATGAACCGATGCCATATATTTTTCTGTTCAGTCGAAAGTTTTTCAACTCTCGCCTTGGCCTGTTTTGGTTTGTCGATGCCGTTGTAAATGCCTGCTTTTTCAAGGATGCGCTCAACCTCCTTGGCGGGAATCAGAATCCTGCCATGCTCTGTGATAGCGTTCACCTTTCCTGCATAAATTTGGCGATAACCCCAGGTCTGGGATTTCCCGAACAGTTCGGCGAATTCGCCAGGAGAATAAGCAACACGGTTCGGGGAAGCCATATCAGCCAGAATGTTCACCTACAAGTGGACGTGAAACAGTTTCATGGGATTCTGTTTCATTTTATTACGCCATTTCGGGGCATTCTCAATCACCAAATCCGGCTATTTCCAAGTCCTCTGGATCAGCGTTCGCTCTTCATCATCCCTCACATCCAGATAAATTGCAGTAGTCGCCGACTGCGAATGGCCGAACCAAAGTTGCAGCAGATTCAGTGGTATCTTTGCAAGGGCTCCGCGAACGCCAAACGCATGACGAAGGCCCTTCGTGGTGGCGTGGATGCCAGTTACCTCCGCTGCCTCCATGACCTGCTTGATGATCCTCCACCCGGTGGTGCGGGAGAAGGTCCATAAAGGGCCTTCGGCTTTTTCATCCGCCAGATGACGCAGGCCCGATAGCAAAGAGTTGGGCACGGGAATTCGCCGGTATTCCCGCCGCTCTCGTTTTTTCAGCGTGCAGATGCGAACCGCGCCAGTAGAGAAATCAACATCCTGTGCGGTCAGGGACAATGCTTCTGATATCCGCATCCCCGTATAATAGATCGCCATGCAGAACAGCGCTTCAAGACGCGGCATTTTACGAGCACATTTGAGGAATCTCCGCCCTTCCGAATGGGTCAGGTATTTGCGCCGCCCTTCGTGGTCATATGCGCTGTAGTTCTCTCGGCTCATGTTTCACCTCCATGAAACAGAATCCCATGAAACTGGTTCACAAATCGTTAACGTCCTGGTTTTCAGGCATCTGCGTTGTGTTAATTGCTATCTCAACTGTGGCAACTGCACAGACGCCCGCCCAACCTGAATATGTTGCTTATTACAACCCGGAGACAGGCTTCAAACCTGCCCAAACCAGCCTGACACAAATCTTCCTGCAACTGGCAGGCAGCCTTGAGCATCATGGCAGCCCAGAGCCTTACATCCGCCACATGCAGGCTGAGCATAAACGCATTTCCTCTCTGTATGAGCAGAAAACTGGCAAGCCACACAAAGGACGCATGCCAGCTCACATGGCAGATGAGTATTTGCAGCAGCTCGTTTCGAACTGGAATGCCCTTTCGCCCCGATTGGGGCTTGATACATTTTCCAAAGAGATTGGCCGCTGTGCGCGTGAGGGCATACGCGGCACCCGCAATACTGGCACCATAGCCATTGAGATTTTCAATCAGCACCAGGACCTTGTGATTGAAGGCATGAAGTCGGGTGCAGGTAAAGGGAACGATTTTGAACGATTACGGTCCAAGATCAAAACAGAATTGGAGTTCGATAAGCCAGGTGTAACCTTGGTCGGATATGAAACGCAGCGCCGTGATGCTGTTCGTTATGCTCTCGTTATCGAAGGCCGTTTTCACGCATTGGATAAGAAGATCGATGCTGCACTTCCCACAGAGCAAGCCAGCGAGCTCAAAAACGTGATGCACTGCTTTTTTATGGACCTCTGTGAACTGGCGCATTCAGAGTTTGAAATCGGCATGCTGAATTGGTCGTTACAGTGAATTCCTATTGCGGACCTCTCTCGACATTTCCAGTCGGCGTTGGCAGATCGGTTGGTTTTGACGCGGAATTATCCAGACCAGCCAGTAAATCGGTTGAAAAGACCTTGCCGCCATTCCTCACGGAATTTCTCGGGGGGCTTGGAACTTCAACTTCATTGACTTGCTCGTTATCAGCAAGTTCTCGGCGGCTGGAAGTTTGGTGAACCTCACCATTTCTCT
The DNA window shown above is from Prosthecobacter fusiformis and carries:
- a CDS encoding tyrosine-type recombinase/integrase; its protein translation is MKAASKTVKTWENTRVQNLKRHKSGLYYARLFENGKDVWKPLKTKHFSVAEARIAEAQKEHRQHRKKEVAASSVKMTFQDAADLHSKQLSGRVDIKDSTRHYWKQILTALGKYWPELPASEIRKLTESDCREWATRFAKTASANRYNNSIAFLRHVFDVAIEQGIIHKNPAAKLERKPVRSKILELPSLQQFQAFVESIRGRHGRFSTHCADFTEGLAYTGCRKTEGGRIVWQDLNFKAGEILVKGDPTDRTKNGEVRRIPMIPSARALFERMRLERPDEDPTAPVFKVRECQKSMDRAAETIGMIRITHHDLRHFFATICIESGVDIPTVSRWLGHQDGGILAMKTYGHLRREHSQSQALKVSFKPSEAA
- the rpoN gene encoding RNA polymerase factor sigma-54; this translates as MADQGLYQTQTQKLAIGPQMQQSLQILQAPTLELRQIIQQEIEINPVLELESPEVSLDDAVPDDPDDRDGGDRDELDVMSQMDEEWREYWAQSRMQTTNRSAEDQERWQFLMDSIVAPTTMQEHLVTQLRTAEISDPILVKNVEFLIGSLDDRGFLNASIEDMSLYQSIPIDDLHAAKAVLMSFDPVGVGSDDLRECLLVQLERLGKKHSLAHRLVEQYLEDLANKRYPILARKLGVPLEQVSRAADFISTLDPRPASRFNPSSNNYVSPDIIVERQGGEWVPVMNNDDLPNLRLSNAYKDLLGQASSSGEVRNYIRDKIRSGKFLIRSIHQRQQTIHKIATQILAHQREFLEKGTSFLRPLNMAQVADEVGVHETTVSRAISGKYMASPHGVYELKFFFSHGVKTDSGEDLSNTSVKNAIADLIKTETKAKPLSDDKLAKLLDKQGIKVARRTVAKYREALGILPSHLRKSFS
- a CDS encoding Glu/Leu/Phe/Val family dehydrogenase translates to MSTSVYDSPVFNMACQQFDLVADFLDIPESLRDRLKMPRRALTVSIPVRMDDGSTKVFTGYRVQHHLTLGPTKGGIRFHPDVTMGEVAALAMWMSWKCALTGLPYGGAKGGVCCDPRQLSIGELERLTRRYTQELIPFIGPQLDVPAPDMGTNEQVMAWMMDTYSLQIGHCVPGVVTGKPVGLGGSLGRRESTGRGVAYLVSRAMDTLGIRAEGATAVIQGYGNVGSVAATSLAKQGVKILAVSDAYGGIHNVHGLDLNALNAYVSETKSVVGFPGAEPVTNAELLLIPCDILIPAALERQINGENASKIQCRILAEGANGPTTPDADLILAERPEIFIIPDILCNSGGVIVSYFEWVQDLQSFFWGEGEVMDKLFRILEQAFNQTLQLHRKQQVSMRFAALSLGIKRVWEAKQTRGLYP
- a CDS encoding tyrosine-type recombinase/integrase; translated protein: MSRENYSAYDHEGRRKYLTHSEGRRFLKCARKMPRLEALFCMAIYYTGMRISEALSLTAQDVDFSTGAVRICTLKKRERREYRRIPVPNSLLSGLRHLADEKAEGPLWTFSRTTGWRIIKQVMEAAEVTGIHATTKGLRHAFGVRGALAKIPLNLLQLWFGHSQSATTAIYLDVRDDEERTLIQRTWK